Proteins found in one Hevea brasiliensis isolate MT/VB/25A 57/8 chromosome 18, ASM3005281v1, whole genome shotgun sequence genomic segment:
- the LOC131176044 gene encoding rac-like GTP-binding protein RAC13 isoform X2 — MSTARFIKCVTVGDGAVGKTCMLISYTSNTFPTDYVPTVFDNFSANVVVDGSTVNLGLWDTAGQEDYNRLRPLSYRGADVFLLAFSLISKASYENIYKKWIPELKHYAPNVPIVLVGTKLDLREDKRYLIDHPGATPITTAQGEELRKMIGAVVYIECSSKTQQNVKAVFDSAIKVALRPPKPKMKQRKQQRNCSFL, encoded by the exons ATGAGTACAGCAAGATTTATCAAGTGTGTGACGGTGGGGGATGGTGCTGTGGGAAAGACTTGCATGCTCATTTCCTACACCAGTAATACCTTTCCAACG GACTATGTTCCCACAGTATTTGACAATTTCAGTGCTAATGTGGTGGTAGATGGTAGTACAGTGAATCTTGGATTATGGGACACAGCTG GGCAAGAAGATTATAACAGGCTGAGGCCACTGAGTTACAGAGGAGCTGATGTGTTTTTGTTGGCTTTTTCTCTCATTAGCAAGGCCAGTTATGAGAACATATACAAAAAG TGGATTCCTGAGTTAAAACATTATGCTCCAAATGTGCCAATTGTGCTAGTTGGAACCAAGCTTG ATTTGCGAGAAGATAAGCGGTATTTGATTGATCATCCTGGGGCAACACCAATAACAACAGCTCAG GGTGAGGAACTGAGGAAAATGATCGGTGCCGTTGTTTACATAGAGTGCAGTTCCAAAACTCAACAG AATGTGAAGGCTGTGTTTGATTCAGCAATAAAGGTAGCTTTGCgaccaccaaaaccaaaaatgaagcAACGAAAGCAACAAAGAAATTGCTCTTTCCTGTAG
- the LOC131176044 gene encoding rac-like GTP-binding protein RAC13 isoform X1 → MSTARFIKCVTVGDGAVGKTCMLISYTSNTFPTDYVPTVFDNFSANVVVDGSTVNLGLWDTAGQEDYNRLRPLSYRGADVFLLAFSLISKASYENIYKKWIPELKHYAPNVPIVLVGTKLDLREDKRYLIDHPGATPITTAQASCLIQNLIKTLHLNFLNLTFDEQGEELRKMIGAVVYIECSSKTQQNVKAVFDSAIKVALRPPKPKMKQRKQQRNCSFL, encoded by the exons ATGAGTACAGCAAGATTTATCAAGTGTGTGACGGTGGGGGATGGTGCTGTGGGAAAGACTTGCATGCTCATTTCCTACACCAGTAATACCTTTCCAACG GACTATGTTCCCACAGTATTTGACAATTTCAGTGCTAATGTGGTGGTAGATGGTAGTACAGTGAATCTTGGATTATGGGACACAGCTG GGCAAGAAGATTATAACAGGCTGAGGCCACTGAGTTACAGAGGAGCTGATGTGTTTTTGTTGGCTTTTTCTCTCATTAGCAAGGCCAGTTATGAGAACATATACAAAAAG TGGATTCCTGAGTTAAAACATTATGCTCCAAATGTGCCAATTGTGCTAGTTGGAACCAAGCTTG ATTTGCGAGAAGATAAGCGGTATTTGATTGATCATCCTGGGGCAACACCAATAACAACAGCTCAGGCAAGCTGTCTAATCCAAAATCTAATCAAAACCTTGCATTTGAACTTCTTAAATTTAACTTTTGATGAGCAGGGTGAGGAACTGAGGAAAATGATCGGTGCCGTTGTTTACATAGAGTGCAGTTCCAAAACTCAACAG AATGTGAAGGCTGTGTTTGATTCAGCAATAAAGGTAGCTTTGCgaccaccaaaaccaaaaatgaagcAACGAAAGCAACAAAGAAATTGCTCTTTCCTGTAG